The Cutaneotrichosporon cavernicola HIS019 DNA, chromosome: 5 DNA segment AGGCATCTTGGCGGGATTACCATACACCTGATGATCAGTTATGCTCCATAACAGCGTGTTGTTCGTACCTCGCGTGAGCTAGCCTGGATGAACCAGCCGCCCTTCATTGCCTCCAGGACGAGCTGTGTACCGCGCACGTTGACGTCGCTGCAATCCTTCTCGTTCTCCAAGCACCACAAGACACGCGACACCGCAGCAAGATGGATCACACCGACAACGTCGTTGGTCATGGCGGATGCGAGGGTTGTCGCGTCACGAATGTCGCCCTCCACATATCGGAGGTCTGTGTCGGGGTATTTCAGCTGCAACGTTGACAACTCGTCCTGGAAGAAGATCTTATCCAGAACAGTGATAGGAGTGCCAGTGGACAGGAGACGCGTGATTATCTGCTTTCCTGGATGTCAGCTATGGCTTGTATGGATCTCACCAATCATTCCGCCACCGCCAGTCACCAGAACGCGTCCCTTGGACGAGGCATGAACCTGCTCCCCACCGTAGCCGTCCAAGTCGTGCACACTTGGGATTACCGCGTCGTCTCGAAAGTCGGCCCAATCCCAGGTATCTCCTGTTGGACTAGCATGGAGTTGCTGTGGGGTAAGTGTGCTGAGGCAACTGGTGCTGGTGCCCAAAGACTCACCCTCTGTTCTGATAGGAAGAACAGTACCGCGGCACAGAGGCAGAAAATGAGGATCCAGCGCATATGGCGCCGTGAAGGGCCGTAACCCATGAGGGCTTGAAATGTCCTCATGGTTTGCGAGAAGTCGAGTTGAAGATGAACTGACGGCGGTGAGTTTGTGACAAGGTCTGCCTCGTGGTCAGTCAGGACGTTGATCGGTTGGCAGGGAAGGGTTCCAGACCATCGTTTCCCGCGGTGTGCCTGGAACGTGGTGTGAACGTGGCGCTGTTCCTGTAGACTTGCCATGTATACTCAGCCCACAGATATGCACAactgctcctcgtcgtgtCTTTTGTCAACCCACCTGTGTTGCTGTTGTGATCGTATAGCGAACCAGAGTCGATAAGAGAGTGTTCCATCCACTTCTGATGGCTTCATAACCCGCTCTGAAACATCAGGAACATCAGACCCATTGAGGATCAGGACCAATCATTCTGTTCCCCTTTTAGATCGTATTTCATTCTATATCCGGACGACACCTGAAGTGATGTGCTCGAACCACGGAACAGGCGACGAAACGTGTTTATACATTGTACATTCGACAACCTTTCAAGCCGTGCGCTGCGAGTCGAACAGTAGCGCGGCGTCCATCAGAACCTGGGCGCCAAGTGCACAGTCCTCTGGCGTCGAGAACTCGCGAGGGTTGTGCGACAGACCCTCACGGCACGGAATAAACACCATGCCAGTGGGACAGATACGGGACGTGGCGCACGAGTCATGGCCAGCTCCCGAAACGATCTTGCGTACCTGTTCCGACGGGACGGAGGCGCACGCGGCTTTTTCCACGGCACCCGTACACAATGGGTGGAACTTTGTGGCCGAGTTGTCAAAGAGGACCTCCCAGTCGATTGTGCATTTAAAACGCGCGTTGTCGTTGGCGGCAATCTTGACCGACGCTGCACGGATGTCCTCTTCGATTCGCGCGAGCTGTTCATCCTCAACGTGTCGAATGTCGAGCGTGAACTCGACAACGTTTGGGATCGTGTTGATCGATCCGGGCTGGAGGTGGAAGATGCCAGTTGTTGCGAGGCCGTGGTGTTCCTTGGCAATCTGGtgagcggcgaggatgaaCTGCGAGGCCGCGAGCATGGGGTCGGCACGGTAGTCAAAGGGCGTGGTGCCGGCGTGTGAGTCGCGACCGTTGATGCGGATGTTGAACCACTTGTACGCTTGGCCGCCctggacgacgccgacgcgttGTCCGTGGCTCTCAAGCACAGGGCCCTGTTCAATGTGTAGTTCAAagtgggcggcgagggggTTTGCCTTGTGACACGCAAGAACAGTGCCCTTGTAGCCAATGCGGTCAAGTTCGGCTCCAGCCGACACACCGGGGTTGGCGACATCGCACAGAGCATACGCATCTTGGAGACTAAGCTCGCCAGACCAAACAGACGACGCGTGCAGCGACTTTGGGAAACGCGCTCCCTCCTCGTTCGTCCAGTTGACCACCGCGATAGGATACTCGGTCACGAGGCCCGCATCGTGGATGGTGCGCAAGGCCTCGACAGCAGACTGTACGCCGAGGATACCGTCGTAACGACCGCCTGTCGGCTGTGTGTCGAGGTGCGAGCCCATGGCTGTAGGCGGGCCATCCTTCTTACCCTTACGGATCGCAAAGATGGAACCCATCTGGTCGATTTTGATCTCGCAGCCAAGGTTGGTCATCTCCTTGACGAACCAGTCGCGCacgagcttgtcgtcgtctgaGAGTGCGAGACGACACATGCCCGTCTCGGTTGGGGCACTGGAGGTCAGCTGAGAGTTGAGTCAACACTCACTCGCCCCAGCGGTGGGCGGCTCCCCACTCGCACGTCTCATGAATCGTCTCGTTGAGACGCTTGGCGTTGATCGTGAGTTGGCGCGGTTCGTAAGGCATTTTGGAAGTTGAGTGTGCGCGTGTAAGCAGAGGTGAAAGGAGGGGCCTTGAGAGCAGCTGCGTTGAGCTTGCTGTGGGCAATGCGACGCGTCGTGCTGCGGTTGTGAGAAACGCGAGACGCAACGGTTGGCTATACATGGCTTGAGTCGCGAGTAGGCACTAATCTCGGTTCTCGGTTCTCGGTTGACTATGTAAATACATTGTTTGAGGTGGGCATACGAGACAAGTCGTATCTAAATTACCAGCTTTATCCAGACTACCGATTTTTCCGCCGAGTCTCCGTTCGGATACGGGCTTTCGGCCGTCGCAAGCGCTCGTCACAGTCGTCTACGCAAGCCACCACGCCGTCTTGGATTCATTCATTATGACCTTGTACAATGGGCCCCCAGAGCGGGGCTCAAAGGGAACTGCGTACAAGCGCTAGTAGTAGATCCGGCCCTTACGCCGCTTAGCATGAGTATATTTTGGTGCGAGGCTCGGTTCAGCGCTGTCGGAAGTAGGGAGCGACAAGCGACAAAGTCGAGTCGACTCGCGCGGAAAATCCCCTTTAGTTAAAAGAGGGACGACGAGTTGTGAATGGGAGCCTTGTCACTCATTACCCCCTCTTCCAAGCTGTAACCGACTTTGGTCACGCGCCACAAACCCTCCCCGGCCTGCAGCATTTCCGCATGATAGCAGGCGAAAGTCGTCGGGCAACTGGTACTGGCTGGTGATCACGCGCGGCATTATCCCTATTCCAGAGTATCGCACTATCTCGATCGACCGCCACACCCAGCCAGCCACCCAGCCAACGATTCTCGTCAAGTCACATGTTGGACAAGAGTTGCCCGCAAGCCGCAGCTCTGCCGCGTTTGTTCTCACGATCTCACAGCCCGAAATGGCGATACATAAGGCCTAACCCTTCAAGGTCTTGCGAGCGTTATCTTGAACTGATATCGTATCGTATCCACTTTGCAACAATCTCGATATCAACCACTCGACGGATATTTTCGTGCATCTGCTATCCACATCCCATCTTGACGACCCTCGCCTCGTGGCATGCTGACCCATGAGCCTGAGCCATGCATGAGTCATGGGCCATGAGCCATGAGCCATTCGCCTGAGCCATGAGCCATTCGGTACTACCGCGGTCGCCCCGTCGGGTTGGCAACATGGTCTTGCTGTCATTTGCAGCAAGCGATGGCTAGGCGATGATTTGAGTGGCTGATGATGTTGATACACAGTATACACGGCATACACGGTGTACACGGGTCAGTTGAAATCTACGGAATACGTCGGAGCTTGGCGCTGGTCGCCGATGGCTCATCCGAGGCCCGGAGGTCCGGAGGATCGACAAACGCCATGCCGCCTCAATACTCAGGGAAGAGCCGTGAACAACCCATTCCACCTGGTCAGATCTCTTAAACGCGGGGCCCAACCCTGAAGATCTCGTGTACCGCGTGGTCACACATGAGTCAACGCAAGTGCCGGCCGACGGCCATGGACCATGCATGGACCAAGCATCAAGCATCATGCATCTATGGCGCGATTTCTGCTTGGCGCCAGAGGGTCTGTGATGGAATGTTGGACGCGTACAATGGTGGGCAAAGGTTGACAAAActggacgcgctcaagccaGATGGAATGTGAGCGGTCTAAATGACACCCCAGAATGCCGCCGTTGAAACGGATGGGTCAATGGGTTAATGAGCCCATTGCATTGCACATTTTGCACCATGACATGAAAAGCACGCGAGCAGCGAGCAGCAAACGCAGGCACTGTTGCAGTGTCAGTGTCAGGGTTTGTTGATGATGTcagtggtggtggtggtggcagTCAGCGGCAAGAGCCGTTGACGTTGGTGGCATTGGCGGCTGCGGTTGTCAGCGGTTCAGCGGTCCAGCGGAAACTTACCTGCACTGCACGCGGTTGATTGAGA contains these protein-coding regions:
- a CDS encoding uncharacterized protein (Peptidase family M20/M25/M40), with protein sequence MPYEPRQLTINAKRLNETIHETCEWGAAHRWGDAPTETGMCRLALSDDDKLVRDWFVKEMTNLGCEIKIDQMGSIFAIRKGKKDGPPTAMGSHLDTQPTGGRYDGILGVQSAVEALRTIHDAGLVTEYPIAVVNWTNEEGARFPKSLHASSVWSGELSLQDAYALCDVANPGVSAGAELDRIGYKGTVLACHKANPLAAHFELHIEQGPVLESHGQRVGVVQGGQAYKWFNIRINGRDSHAGTTPFDYRADPMLAASQFILAAHQIAKEHHGLATTGIFHLQPGSINTIPNVVEFTLDIRHVEDEQLARIEEDIRAASVKIAANDNARFKCTIDWEVLFDNSATKFHPLCTGAVEKAACASVPSEQVRKIVSGAGHDSCATSRICPTGMVFIPCREGLSHNPREFSTPEDCALGAQVLMDAALLFDSQRTA